In the Setaria italica strain Yugu1 chromosome VI, Setaria_italica_v2.0, whole genome shotgun sequence genome, one interval contains:
- the LOC101778310 gene encoding LOW QUALITY PROTEIN: DIMBOA UDP-glucosyltransferase BX9-like (The sequence of the model RefSeq protein was modified relative to this genomic sequence to represent the inferred CDS: deleted 1 base in 1 codon) — MASSIRAGRRVVCFPFPYQGHFNPMLRLAGALHAGGVAITVFHTDLRAPDPDDYPSDYRFVPVPVHVPTELMGSEDIARLVTELNVSCAAPFKERLAALLAEEEEEEEEPGGVRCVVTDVIWYSAQAVARELGVPALGLMSSSAASFRNFMVYPALIEKGYLPVQEDHTDGPVDVLPPFRVRDLQRIETSSLNDFASLLGHTVDGAWRSASLIINTIEAIETVELDKIHEDMSIPVFVIGPLNKFSPPVKSSLYQLQQDRRCLDWLDTQTPGSVIYVSFGSLAAMDPHEFVELAWGWADSKRPFIWVVRPSLIRGFESGDLPDGVREEIGAYRGRIIDWAPQDEVLAHPTVCAFLTHNGWNSTMEAISEGVPMISRPLLGDQYGNAMFVCEVRRVGVEVEVENQLERLRIRDAIEKLMSSKEGKEVRERMTSLKETAENGIKESGSSHTAFLNLADLIFSL; from the exons ATGGCCTCGTCCATCCGAGCCGGCCGCCGCGTTGTGTGCTTCCCGTTCCCATACCAGGGTCACTTCAACCCGATGCTCCGCCTTGCCGGCGCTCTGCACGCAGGCGGCGTCGCGATCACCGTGTTCCACACCGATCTTCGCGCGCCGGATCCGGACGACTACCCCTCGGACTACCGCTTCGTACCGGTGCCGGTCCATGTACCCACGGAGCTCATGGGGTCGGAGGACATTGCGAGACTCGTGACGGAGCTGAACGTTAGCTGTGCGGCGCCGTTCAAGGAGCGGTTGGCGGCGCTGcttgccgaggaggaggaggaggaggaggagccaggaGGCGTCCGGTGCGTGGTCACCGACGTCATTTGGTACTCCGCGCAGGCGGTGGCGAGGGAGCTCGGCGTGCCGGCGCTGGGGCTCATGAGCAGCAGCGCAGCGAGCTTCCGGAACTTCATGGTCTACCCGGCACTGATTGAGAAGGGCTACTTGCCTGTCCAAG AGGACCACACGGATGGTCCAGTCGATGTGCTGCCACCGTTCCGTGTGAGAGACCTGCAACGCATCGAGACGAGCAGCCTTAACGACTTCGCCAGCCTGCTCGGGCA CACAGTTGATGGAGCGTGGCGGTCCGCCAGCCTCATAATCAACACCATTGAGGCCATCGAGACGGTTGAGCTCGACAAGATCCACGAAGACATGTCCATCCCCGTGTTCGTCATCGGCCCTCTCAACAAGTTCTCACCGCCGGTGAAAAGCAGCTTGTACCAGTTA CAGCAAGACCGCCGGTGCCTTGACTGGCTGGACACGCAAACGCCTGGCTCCGTTATCTACGTGAGCTTCGGGAGCCTTGCTGCCATGGACCCGCACGAGTTTGTAGAGCTGGCTTGGGGCTGGGCTGACAGTAAGCGCCCATTCATTTGGGTCGTCAGGCCGAGCCTCATCCGCGGATTTGAGTCCGGTGATCTGCCCGATGGGGTTCGGGAAGAGAttggggcct ATCGAGGCAGGATCATCGACTGGGCTCCGCAGGATGAGGTGCTTGCTCACCCTACGGTTTGCGCTTTCTTGACTCACAATGGTTGGAACTCGACGATGGAGGCTATATCGGAAGGTGTGCCGATGATATCCCGACCTTTGTTGGGTGACCAATATGGAAATGCTATGTTCGTGTGCGAGGTTCGGAGGGTTGGAGTGGAGGTTGAAGTGGAAAACCAGCTTGAGAGACTGAGGATACGAGATGCTATTGAAAAATTGATGAGCAGCAAAGAAGGGAAAGAGGTTAGAGAGAGGATGACAAGCCTGAAAGAGACGGCGGAGAATGGCATTAAGGAGAGTGGATCATCTCACACAGCTTTCCTTAACTTGGCTGATCTCATATTTTCACTATGA